One Mesorhizobium loti genomic window carries:
- a CDS encoding ABC transporter permease, with product MSDQPITNLSEPRPASNWAAATGSWLPAVILLLATIVVWEAVVRIFAISAFIIPAPSEIAQSLVAQWATLMQATLVTAGEILVGFLVSVVVGIAIALVIVRFDWLGRALYPLVVLFQNVPKVALAPIFILWFGYGLAPKIGLILVIAFFPVTLSMLAGMQSVDRSLLSLMNSVGASRTQILFRIRVPHSLPNLMAGTKIAATLSVIGAIVGEFAGASDGLGYVIQFASTQLDTALVFAALLLVSVLGIAFYYAAEILERIVVPWAPKFSQS from the coding sequence ATGAGCGATCAACCCATCACCAATCTCTCCGAGCCCCGGCCTGCCTCCAACTGGGCCGCGGCGACAGGCAGCTGGCTGCCGGCGGTCATCCTCCTGCTTGCGACGATCGTGGTGTGGGAAGCCGTGGTGCGGATTTTCGCCATCTCCGCCTTCATCATTCCCGCCCCGTCCGAGATCGCGCAATCGCTGGTCGCGCAATGGGCAACGCTGATGCAGGCGACACTGGTGACGGCGGGCGAGATCCTGGTTGGATTCCTTGTCTCCGTCGTGGTCGGCATTGCCATCGCGCTGGTCATCGTGCGCTTCGACTGGCTGGGGCGAGCGCTCTATCCGCTGGTGGTGCTGTTCCAGAACGTGCCCAAGGTGGCACTGGCGCCGATCTTCATCCTCTGGTTCGGCTACGGGCTCGCGCCCAAGATCGGCCTGATCCTGGTCATCGCCTTCTTCCCGGTGACCTTGTCGATGCTGGCGGGCATGCAGTCGGTCGATCGCTCGCTGCTGTCGCTGATGAATTCGGTCGGCGCCAGCCGCACGCAAATCCTGTTCAGGATTCGCGTTCCGCATTCGCTGCCCAACCTGATGGCCGGCACCAAGATCGCCGCGACGCTCAGCGTCATCGGCGCCATCGTCGGCGAATTCGCCGGCGCTTCTGACGGGCTCGGCTACGTCATCCAGTTCGCCTCGACCCAGCTCGACACCGCGCTGGTCTTCGCGGCCCTGCTCCTCGTTTCGGTGCTGGGCATCGCCTTCTACTACGCGGCCGAAATTCTCGAACGCATCGTGGTGCCGTGGGCGCCGAAATTCAGCCAGTCCTAG
- a CDS encoding ABC transporter ATP-binding protein, with translation MRMEPIRAAGGRPAHIRHDDDLISVKGVSVVMAKQLVLQNIDLSVPKGSFVSLIGPSGCGKSTLLKVLAGLVNPTSGSVSIAGLSPVEAARKRMIGLVFQDANLLPWKNAVDNASMLLGIADKSLSRAELRARGQQMLELVGLGDSAHKRPHELSGGMRQRVAIARALALDPAVLLMDEPFGALDAITRDSMGQSLLEIWQRTGKTIVLVTHSIDEAIHLSRHVHVMGIKPGRITESLDIGLPYPRDLSVTEDPEFVRLVVQLRVMLRASHQPGGAS, from the coding sequence ATGCGCATGGAACCCATTCGAGCAGCAGGCGGCCGGCCAGCACATATCCGCCACGACGACGATCTGATCTCCGTCAAAGGCGTTTCGGTGGTCATGGCCAAGCAGCTGGTTCTGCAGAATATCGATCTTTCGGTACCGAAAGGGTCGTTCGTCTCCCTTATCGGTCCTTCCGGCTGCGGCAAGAGCACCTTGCTCAAAGTCCTGGCCGGGCTTGTCAATCCGACGAGCGGCAGTGTTTCGATTGCCGGGCTTTCGCCGGTCGAGGCGGCGCGCAAGCGCATGATCGGCCTCGTCTTCCAAGACGCCAATTTGCTTCCCTGGAAGAACGCCGTCGACAACGCGTCGATGCTGCTCGGCATCGCCGACAAGTCGCTCTCGCGCGCTGAGTTGCGGGCGCGCGGCCAGCAGATGCTGGAACTAGTCGGGCTGGGCGACAGCGCCCACAAGCGCCCCCATGAATTGTCAGGCGGCATGCGCCAGCGCGTCGCCATCGCGCGGGCCCTGGCGCTCGATCCGGCGGTGCTGCTGATGGACGAGCCGTTCGGCGCGCTCGACGCCATCACCCGCGATTCGATGGGCCAGTCGCTGCTGGAGATCTGGCAGCGCACCGGCAAGACCATCGTGCTTGTCACCCATTCCATAGACGAAGCCATCCACCTGTCGCGCCATGTCCACGTGATGGGGATCAAGCCGGGGCGGATCACCGAGAGCCTCGACATTGGTCTGCCCTATCCGCGCGACCTGTCGGTGACGGAAGATCCGGAGTTCGTCAGGCTGGTGGTTCAGCTGCGGGTGATGCTGCGCGCCAGCCATCAACCAGGAGGCGCGTCATGA
- a CDS encoding ABC transporter ATP-binding protein, whose translation MSGSSSSSVAGRDIVALEGVTKRFPGIVANDSVDLSIRPGEVHVLLGENGAGKSTLIGVLSGLQQPDEGRILVDGKPTPITSPRHALALGIGTVFQHMMLVPTLTVAENLLLGGPWWQRPRTEELEARVAEITRSLGITVKLHAKVSELSLGEQQQVEILRAMVRNSRLLILDESTSMLTPKGIDELGALMRRLVEQGLAIVFITHKLKEAAAFGDRISVLKLGRKVGEIPPERFRALGEQAIISEIVELMFGKQKDDPEAVERPVRTVRTAAAPLLQVADLAVAPTDNAPGLSSISFDIRPGEILGIAGIDGNGQKQLAEALAGQRAATSGSVRLEGTAIEALSVGERRKRGLRYLTDDRLGEGTVGTFPVSINFFLKQVGAAPFWRGGVEQRGEIDKRAAELVREYDVRTPSLKTPVARLSGGNIQKVLLARELAEGAKVVIFNKPTYGLDLANTLASRQRIRDTAARGLAVLLISTDLEELLSMCDRVAVIANGALVGTVENTDDARTRIGRLMIGLAA comes from the coding sequence ATGAGCGGTTCTTCTTCATCGTCCGTTGCCGGGCGCGACATCGTCGCGCTGGAAGGCGTGACCAAACGGTTTCCCGGCATTGTCGCCAATGACAGCGTCGACCTGTCGATCCGTCCCGGCGAGGTGCATGTGCTGCTCGGTGAGAACGGCGCGGGAAAATCCACCTTGATCGGCGTGCTGTCGGGGCTGCAGCAGCCGGACGAAGGGCGCATACTGGTCGACGGCAAGCCGACCCCGATCACCTCGCCGCGCCATGCGCTGGCGCTGGGCATCGGCACCGTCTTCCAGCACATGATGCTGGTGCCGACGCTGACGGTGGCGGAAAACCTGTTGCTTGGCGGACCCTGGTGGCAACGCCCCAGGACCGAGGAGCTTGAGGCGCGCGTCGCCGAGATCACCCGCAGCCTCGGCATCACGGTGAAGCTGCATGCCAAGGTATCGGAGCTTTCGCTCGGCGAGCAGCAGCAGGTCGAAATCCTGCGCGCGATGGTGCGCAACAGCCGATTGCTGATCCTCGACGAATCCACCTCCATGCTGACGCCGAAAGGCATCGACGAACTGGGCGCGCTGATGCGCCGCCTTGTCGAGCAGGGCCTGGCGATCGTCTTCATCACCCACAAGCTCAAGGAGGCGGCGGCCTTTGGCGACCGCATCTCGGTGCTGAAGCTCGGCCGCAAGGTCGGCGAGATCCCACCCGAGCGGTTTCGCGCACTGGGCGAACAGGCGATCATTTCGGAGATCGTGGAATTGATGTTCGGCAAGCAGAAGGACGATCCGGAAGCTGTCGAGCGCCCGGTCCGTACAGTCCGCACCGCTGCTGCTCCACTGCTTCAGGTCGCTGATCTGGCGGTCGCGCCGACGGACAATGCGCCCGGCCTGTCGTCGATCTCCTTCGACATCCGCCCGGGCGAGATCCTGGGCATCGCCGGCATCGATGGCAACGGCCAGAAGCAACTGGCGGAAGCGCTGGCCGGCCAGCGCGCCGCGACCAGCGGTTCGGTGCGGCTGGAGGGCACCGCCATCGAGGCGCTGAGTGTCGGCGAACGCCGCAAGCGAGGCCTTCGCTACCTGACCGATGACCGGTTGGGCGAAGGCACGGTCGGCACTTTCCCGGTGTCGATCAACTTCTTCCTCAAGCAGGTTGGCGCTGCGCCCTTCTGGCGCGGCGGCGTCGAGCAGCGCGGCGAGATCGACAAGCGCGCCGCTGAACTCGTGCGCGAATACGATGTGCGCACGCCAAGCCTGAAGACCCCGGTCGCCCGGCTGTCAGGCGGCAACATCCAGAAGGTGCTTCTGGCACGCGAACTGGCTGAGGGTGCCAAGGTGGTGATCTTCAACAAGCCGACCTATGGGCTCGATCTCGCCAACACATTGGCGTCGCGCCAGCGCATCCGCGATACGGCGGCCCGCGGCCTTGCCGTGCTCTTGATCTCCACCGACCTCGAGGAGTTGCTCAGCATGTGTGACCGCGTCGCCGTCATCGCCAACGGAGCGCTGGTCGGCACCGTCGAGAATACCGACGACGCCCGCACCAGGATCGGCCGCCTGATGATCGGACTTGCCGCATGA
- a CDS encoding ABC-type nitrate/sulfonate/bicarbonate transport system, periplasmic component: MLRRSLIKAAALAACVGTLGFSGAALAADKVNVQLDWVVRGNHAMFFVGKEKGFFAKNDIDVAEIRKGSGSPDAMRLVGNGNADFGFGDLPTLAVARSQNVPVVALAAVNQHSPLAIISLAKTLKLAKPADLKGLTIGIHPAGSTYIFFKGFLAANGLTEKDMTLNSVSPPYESYLLLGRVQTVVGYVDAEVPELEAKAGGPGSLSIMMGSDHGWKAYGSGLFTSQTMIKDKPEIVARFVKAYREAFDYVVAHPEEAAEITAKAAPGYAGKKDVLLAQINADIASTFTSPDTKEHGLGWMTKTQWEETLKTLTDQGVLKAALSADDVFTDKFLAKE; encoded by the coding sequence ATGCTCAGACGCTCACTCATCAAGGCAGCCGCGCTTGCGGCGTGTGTCGGGACACTCGGCTTCTCGGGCGCGGCCCTGGCGGCCGACAAGGTCAACGTCCAGCTCGACTGGGTGGTGCGCGGCAACCACGCCATGTTCTTCGTCGGCAAGGAAAAGGGCTTCTTCGCCAAGAACGACATCGACGTCGCCGAAATCCGCAAGGGCTCCGGCTCGCCGGATGCCATGCGGCTGGTGGGCAATGGCAACGCGGATTTCGGCTTCGGCGATCTTCCCACGCTCGCCGTTGCGCGGTCGCAGAATGTCCCGGTGGTGGCGCTTGCCGCCGTCAACCAGCACTCGCCGCTGGCGATCATCTCGCTGGCCAAGACGCTGAAGCTCGCCAAGCCGGCGGATCTCAAGGGCCTGACCATCGGCATTCATCCGGCCGGCTCAACCTACATCTTCTTCAAGGGCTTCCTGGCGGCCAACGGCCTGACGGAGAAGGACATGACGCTCAACAGCGTCTCGCCGCCCTATGAAAGCTATCTGCTTCTGGGCCGGGTCCAGACGGTGGTCGGCTATGTCGACGCCGAGGTTCCCGAACTGGAGGCCAAGGCGGGCGGTCCCGGTTCGCTCAGCATCATGATGGGCTCGGATCACGGCTGGAAGGCCTATGGCTCGGGCCTGTTCACCTCGCAGACAATGATCAAGGACAAGCCCGAAATCGTCGCCCGCTTCGTCAAGGCGTATAGGGAAGCCTTCGACTATGTCGTCGCCCACCCTGAGGAGGCTGCCGAGATCACCGCCAAGGCCGCACCCGGCTACGCCGGCAAGAAGGACGTGCTTTTGGCGCAGATCAACGCCGACATCGCGTCGACCTTCACCAGCCCGGACACCAAGGAACACGGCCTTGGCTGGATGACGAAGACGCAGTGGGAGGAAACGCTGAAGACGCTCACTGATCAGGGCGTGCTCAAGGCGGCCCTGTCGGCGGACGACGTCTTCACCGACAAATTCCTGGCCAAGGAGTAG
- a CDS encoding basic membrane lipoprotein, with protein MLGGALAGEVKSIAILTPEEGTDYGWNQQGIDAAKAAGKAAGVEVVVAQGLGYGDVRPTLRELASDGASLLIAHASGYNTSAPEIAKELKVPVAIVDTPNGLEKGLVADYTLSGHQGAYLAGRLAAKMSRSKSVGIVVSGEPPSWNSQSAAFAQGVKAENPDVKITYAVIGPAAYSDAAGGKRVTESVIASGADIIFGQGNGSSFGMLQAVETTKAGDGGKVYFIDVIGDKSPIDKGFLLSSVVWNIEPVYAAMIADLKADTFGTKHYTIGLKDDSVKLLKTAAIPDDVWTEIQTLREDVISGKIKVDPVYDAAAVRALMTSVAQ; from the coding sequence TTGTTGGGCGGCGCGCTTGCCGGCGAAGTCAAGTCGATCGCCATCCTGACGCCTGAAGAAGGCACCGACTACGGCTGGAACCAGCAGGGCATCGACGCCGCCAAGGCGGCAGGCAAGGCCGCCGGCGTCGAAGTGGTCGTGGCCCAGGGCCTCGGCTATGGCGACGTTCGTCCGACCTTGCGGGAACTTGCGTCCGACGGCGCCAGCCTGCTGATCGCCCACGCCAGCGGCTACAACACCTCGGCGCCTGAAATCGCCAAGGAACTGAAGGTTCCGGTGGCGATCGTCGACACGCCGAACGGCCTGGAGAAGGGCCTCGTCGCCGACTACACGCTGAGCGGCCACCAGGGCGCCTATCTCGCCGGCCGTCTCGCCGCCAAGATGTCGCGCTCGAAGTCGGTCGGCATCGTCGTCTCGGGCGAACCGCCATCGTGGAATTCGCAATCGGCGGCTTTCGCGCAAGGCGTGAAAGCGGAAAACCCGGACGTCAAGATCACCTATGCGGTGATCGGACCCGCCGCCTACAGCGATGCCGCCGGCGGCAAGCGCGTCACCGAAAGCGTGATTGCGTCGGGCGCCGACATCATCTTCGGCCAGGGCAACGGTTCGAGCTTCGGCATGCTGCAGGCGGTCGAGACAACCAAGGCCGGCGACGGCGGCAAGGTCTATTTCATCGACGTCATCGGTGACAAGTCGCCGATCGACAAGGGCTTCCTGCTGTCGTCGGTGGTGTGGAACATCGAGCCGGTCTATGCGGCGATGATCGCCGACCTGAAGGCCGACACGTTCGGCACCAAGCACTATACGATCGGCCTCAAGGACGACTCGGTGAAGCTGCTGAAAACCGCTGCCATTCCGGACGATGTCTGGACGGAAATCCAGACACTGCGCGAAGACGTCATTTCCGGCAAGATCAAGGTCGATCCGGTCTATGACGCGGCCGCCGTCAGGGCGCTGATGACCAGCGTCGCCCAGTAA